From Streptomyces sp. NBC_01551:
GAGTACGAGGACGAAATCGCTGCGCTGACGGACTGGGTGGACGACCACCTCATGGACGTCTACGGCGCCGAGATCACCACCGCGGCGCCATGGTGCGAGCAGTGGCAGGAGCACCTCGACGTCGTCGCGTGGCTGCACGCGCTGTGGATGGCCTACCAGCAGCACAAGGACCCCGAGGCCGGCCCCAGTGGCATGTTCGTGTGGCACCGGGACTTCCTCACCCACTGCATGGCTTACGTCCGCGCCCCCGGCGGCCCCCTGAGCGCCTGCCAGACCGACCCGGACCGTGCCGAGCACCGCCTGCTGCGCGGGCCGGGCCCCTCCGCGCGGTCCGCCGTCCGCGAGTCGGAGGCCCAGACGACCGGCGGCACCCTGGCCCCGGACGGGGCCGCGTTGTGACGCACCCACCGCAGCCTCCGCCAGCGTTCGGCCTCTCCTTTCACCCCGAGGCCCTCAACGACCTGCTCGCCGCTCCGGGCGACATGCGCGACCTCGGGCTCGCCCTCATCCAGGACGTCGTGCGCGCCCAGGTGAGAGGGCCCGAACTCACCGCCGAGCTGACCGGCTACCGCAAGCTCTACCTCGGCTCCCGGGTGCAGTACCGCATCGTCTACGACTACCGCCCGGCCCCGCCCGGCTCCAGCCACCGCACCAACGTCCACATCGTCGCCGTACGCCCCCGCGCCAAGCACGACATCTACGACACCGTCCGGGCCCGCGTCGGCCGCCCCCGCCCCGCAGCCGGGCCCCGCGCGTACGCGGCTCGCTCCCTCTCGCCACAAGTCCGGCCGCGCCCTGCCTTCACGCCGGCGCCTCCAGCCGCGGCGTTCCCGGTCCCCGGACTCCCCGCACCCGCCCGCCTCGCCACCACGAATTCCCCGAAGGGTCCTTCGCGATGACCAACCTCACCGCCCAGTCCTCCTCCCTGCTCCAGGCTCTGATGACGGCCCTCCTCGAGCCCCGCCCGGCTCCGCACCCGCGCCACCAGGCCCTGCTGGATGCACGCGAGCGTCAGCTGGAGGTGGAGGCGGAACTGAGCGCCTGGGCCAGCCGACCGCAGCCCACCACCGAAGCCGCCCAGGATAAGGAACTCGATGACCTGAGTAATCTGCTCGTCGAGCACGCCAAGGCGGGCCGACAGGTCTCGCACCTCCTGGGCGCCGACAGCTGCTGCCCGCCGTGCGCCGACTCCGAGCAGCCGCCGACCGCCCTGAGCCGCCCCGCCGAGAACGCGGTCTCCGCCTTCGCCGCCCCGTGCATCCTGACCGCCTGCCTGGACGTCTTCGCCTTCCGCGGCAGTCCGGACGCGCTGTCCTCCGCCGACCTCGTCGCGGAGCTGCGCACCCTGCCTGGCATCGCCGAGGGACGCTGGCCGTACGCGCAACTCACCCAGACCCGCCTGGCCACCCTGCTGCGCCCGTACGAGGTGGCCAGCCGCGACATCACCCTCGGCGACGGCCGGCGCAGCAAGTCCTACCGCCGCTCGGCCCTTCTGGTCGCCATCCCGGCCGACTGCGACTGCCGCCCGTCGTGACCGCCCGCGAATCCCCGGCAACCGCCCTGGACGCCGCCATTGAGCAAGTCGTCGGCGACCTGACCGTCCTGCACCACGACCACCTCCGCGGGCTGCTCCCGGCGGAGCGGGCCGCACTCGCTGCCGTACACCGGGAACTGGTGAATGCCGAGGGCGCGGTCGCCTACCACCGCAACGTACTGAAGCGCCTGTCCTCCGGCAGCTACCCCGTGGATACCCCGCTCCTGGACCGCCTGCGCCGGACCGTGCACGACCTGGCCCAGGCCACGGCCGCCCGCGACCGGCTGCAGGAGGGTGTCGCTGCCGCCTTGGAGGCGGTCAAGGACGCCGCCCCGGCCCTCGTCCCCGCTGACGACGAGCTGACGGCGCACGACTTCGCGGCGCTCCTCTCGCTCGCCGGCGGCGGCACGATGCGCGAACACCTCCTCACCCACCGGGTCTCGGTCCGAACAGTCCAGGGCCGTCTCATCGACCTTCCGGCATTCCAGCGCCTGGAATCCCACGGACTCGTCACCCGGGACACGTCCCGAGCGCTAACCGTCGGCCAGCCGCTCGCCTTGACCGACACCGGCCGGACCGCGCTGCTCGGCACCCGCCGCCCACCCGCCATGGCCACGCCTTTGCCTGCCCGCCCGGCCGGGGCCTGGCCGGCACAAGCCCGACAGCACTGACCCAAGGTGCCCCGGGGTTCGTCCCCTTCCGCCCCTGAAGAAAGAAGCCCGCCACACGTGCCTCTTCACCAACCCGACTACGAACTGGACGGCTTCGAGCCCGCCGATGACGGCCATCAGCAGCACTACGAAGATCTCGACATCTCTTCCTTCAAGGTGCTCGGCGAGTACCGCACGTACACCGACGCCTACTTCGTCCTCCTCGACGAGGGAGCCACGTACGGCATTCCGGGAAGCCCGCAGCTCCGAGCCGTTCACGTTTCCCGTGACCTGCGCGCCCGCACCTTCGAGGTCGACTCCAAGGAACTCCCGCTGTACGCGATGGCCCAGTCGTACCTGATAGCCCGAGGCTGTCCCTCCGACGCGCTCGACGCACCGGAGGGTGTGCACGACCCCGCAGACGACCGCACCAGGGCCCTGGAGGCGCGCGTCCGCGGAGATGGTGACCACTTCGCCCTGCTGGCCAGCTACACCGACGACATGCGCGACCCCGTACAGACGGTTGTGATGCTGCGCTCCCTTGACCCCCAGGCGGCGCCGGAATTCCGGATCCTGCTGGAGCAGTTCGACTGGGACTCCAACAGCCACACCCTGCGGGAAGGCGGGTTCGAGACGTACGCCGCAGCGGTGGATTGGTGGGAGGCATGGTCGGACGAGGAGGCCCCGGCGCTGCCGCCGCCGGCTCCGACCGCACGCCGCAGCCCGGCCCAGACCGCCCCGGCGACACCCGTGCCGCCGGTCTCCCGTCGGCCTCAAGGACGCTGAACACGGCTTTCGCCGAGCCCGTTTCGGCGGACCGGCGGCGCGCAATATAGCCGCCGATCCCCGGTTTCGGAAACCGGGGATTCTCCGGACCCTTTGCAACACCACCGCCCCACTGAGGGCGGTCACTTCCTGTTGTTCTGCCTGGTCTGGAGCCATCCGCTGTGTGCCACACACCCGCGTCCATCACCGCCACCGTCCTGAGCGGCACCCCATCCCGTTCCGCCGCCATCGCGGTACTCAGCCCCGTCACGCCCCTTACGGCTCGGCGGGCCGAGCCGGTGCTCGCCGTCGCAGTCCATGCCCGTGCCGACGGTGACTCCACGGCCGTCGGTGTGCTGCGGCGCGGGGAGCCGTTCACGGCTTCGGTCACCGACGGCGCCTGGCTGCACGTCACCACCGCCTCGGGCATCACCGGCTGGGTTGACGACGGCGACCTCCGTCGCGACGGCAGCCTTCGCCCGAACTGACCCACCCGTACGTTCCCCTCTTCCAGGAGCCACCTTTCGTGTCCGACATCCCCGACGTCTTCGACGGCGACGTGCTCGGCTTGTTCGCCGAGCGGATCGAGGCCCAGTTCAGCCTGGGTCTGCCCGAACTGGCCCAGGCCGTCCAGGCCGCTCCGCACGCCAACCCCAGTGCCACCCAGGTGGTCCGCTGGTACGCGCTGCTCACCGAGGCGCAGCAGGGGGTGGAGACGGCCGAGGATGCTCTGGTCTCCGCGCTGGAGACGGCGCCGGGGGACGTGCTGGACGACCCGGTGATGGAGTTGGCCCACCGTGTGAACTTCGCGGTTGCCGCCCGTGACGGTCGGGCGCAGGTCCTCCGGTTCCTCTTGGAGTCCCCCGTCGAGCAGGCCCGCATCCAGCGGCGCTTCGGACCCCGGGTGACAACGACCCTGCCCACTGCCGTCCCGGCGCAGCCCGCGCGGATCAGGGGCGGTGCCCGATGAGCGACGCTCGCAAGCCCAGTACCCAAGACGCCCGCCTGGAGCAGGTGTTCGGCGGGCCCTTGGACCAGCTGCACCAGCGCGCGGTCCGCCCCGGCAGCTCGCCCGCCCTGGTCCGGGCCCTGGAACTGCGCGCCTTCCTCGCCTTGGCCGAGGCCCAGGTCGTACGCGTCCGCGACCGTGTCCACGCGGCCATGGCCCCCGACGCCGAACTGGACTCGCTGTCCTCGGACACGCTCCGGTTTGACGCCGAGTGGCTGGAGGCCGCACTGGCCGGCCGCACCGGCTACCGCATCGCGCTGGAGAAGCTGCTCTCCGCGATGCCGCCGCCAGCCGCCCGTCCGCCGGCCGCCCCCCTCCAGGTCCGGTCCGCCGTCGTGGGCAGCGGCCTACGGCCCGCGCCCACCGGCGTCGAGGGCGTGGCGGCGGCCCGGGGGCGCTGAGTGCCCGATCCGTACGCCGCCTCCCGGGCGGCGGGCGCGCAGATCGAAGCGCTCTACGGCCGCCCGGTCACCGGCCTCGCCGCGGACGCCGTGCCCGGCAGCATGCGCTACGCCCTGCTCAACAGCTTCGACGCCCTGCAGTACGCCGACCGCGCCGTCGCCTTCCACACCGAGCAGCTCCACCGGCTGACTCACCCCGACCGCACGATCGAATCCGTGGATGTCGGCCACATCTCCGATGCCACCCGCCGCCTGGCACACGCAGTCACCGTCCGCGACTCCCACGCCCAGGTTCTCGGTGACGTTCTGAACAGCCTGGCTCGTGTCCCCGACACCGAGTCCCCGGCGCCCGCCTCCCAGGCCGCGGCCGTCACACCGGCCATGCCGCCGGTCGCGTCTGACGGGCCCGCCCGCTCGCGCTGACCCCTCTCCTTTCTCCTTTTTCTCGTCCACCCCGCGCCGTCTGGAGTTACTGCCTTGGCTGCTGCCCGCCTGCCTTCCAACGACCTGCCCCGCGTTGCCGAAGCGCTGGAGATGATCACGCCGCGCTGGAGCGTGTGGGTGCTGATGACGCTGGCCTCCCAGCCCGGCCCGCTGCGCTACACCAAGCTCAAGGAGCACCTGCCGTGGCTCGGCGACGGCCAGCTCCACCCGCGGCTGCGGGCGCTCTTGGATGCCGGGCTCGTCGAGCGCACCGCCCAGACCCGACTGCACGTCACCTACGGCCTGACCGCACGCGGACGGGAGCTGATGCCGTCGCTGACCGCCCTGGCGGGCTGGGGCGACGGACACCTGGAGAAGAACCTCGTCCTCAATCGCGTCACCGGGAAGCCGGAGCCGGAGCGGATACCGGCTGCGCAGAACGCCGAGGACACCCTCGCCGTGATCGGTCACCGCCACGCCACCGTGCTGCTGTGGACCCTCAAGGCGCGCGGGACTTCGACCATGGCCGCACTTTCGGCCGAGGCGATGCCCGACCACAGCCCCAGCGCGATCTACCCGCCGATTCGCCGGCTCATCGACGACGGCCTGGTGGCCGTCGCCCGCGATGACGCCGCCTCACTGCAGCTGACCGCCCCGGGCCAGGCCCTCGCCCCGATCTACCTGGCTCTTTCGACCTGGGCCACCGCCC
This genomic window contains:
- a CDS encoding DUF4913 domain-containing protein, whose amino-acid sequence is MEPVRLPDADLESIEASVRKLLDQSAEQARMIDTLASAPPVAPMAASMPFAGFPGMPSFTAPAPPPDPKPILELEGEEYEDEIAALTDWVDDHLMDVYGAEITTAAPWCEQWQEHLDVVAWLHALWMAYQQHKDPEAGPSGMFVWHRDFLTHCMAYVRAPGGPLSACQTDPDRAEHRLLRGPGPSARSAVRESEAQTTGGTLAPDGAAL
- a CDS encoding DUF3631 domain-containing protein yields the protein MTNLTAQSSSLLQALMTALLEPRPAPHPRHQALLDARERQLEVEAELSAWASRPQPTTEAAQDKELDDLSNLLVEHAKAGRQVSHLLGADSCCPPCADSEQPPTALSRPAENAVSAFAAPCILTACLDVFAFRGSPDALSSADLVAELRTLPGIAEGRWPYAQLTQTRLATLLRPYEVASRDITLGDGRRSKSYRRSALLVAIPADCDCRPS
- a CDS encoding SH3 domain-containing protein is translated as MCHTPASITATVLSGTPSRSAAIAVLSPVTPLTARRAEPVLAVAVHARADGDSTAVGVLRRGEPFTASVTDGAWLHVTTASGITGWVDDGDLRRDGSLRPN
- a CDS encoding helix-turn-helix domain-containing protein, giving the protein MAAARLPSNDLPRVAEALEMITPRWSVWVLMTLASQPGPLRYTKLKEHLPWLGDGQLHPRLRALLDAGLVERTAQTRLHVTYGLTARGRELMPSLTALAGWGDGHLEKNLVLNRVTGKPEPERIPAAQNAEDTLAVIGHRHATVLLWTLKARGTSTMAALSAEAMPDHSPSAIYPPIRRLIDDGLVAVARDDAASLQLTAPGQALAPIYLALSTWATARPLPEAQAHPVWGAPRIPAATRSGQWAAHQARKTSPAVAVAQPPAPAPATGWRPVDLFSAPTSGPSR